In the Candidatus Bipolaricaulota bacterium genome, CTCGTTCTGCCCGTACGCCGCTCCAAAAGCGAGAATGACAACCGAAACAGCGAGTAACGCTACCTTGCATCTCGTCACAGTGATACCTCCTTGGGTCCGCATAAGTGCACGGCTAAGGGTAGTTGACCGGCGTGCCCGAATCAAGCGGGAACAGAAGCGATGCTGGCTTCGGATAGGAGGAGAGGGCGGAGGTGGCAGTGGCGATGTCGGCGGAGATCTGCCGCCGCAGGGCGGTGATCGATGGGAACTTGCGGTCGTCGCGCAATCGGGCAAGGGGGCGCACCTCGATCGTCATACCGGTGAGATCGCGGTCGGGGGGGGACAAAAGATGAAGCTCGAATCGAAGTTCGTCCCCGGCCAGCGTCGGCCGGTCCCCGATGTAGAGAAGGCCCGGTCCCTCTCCTTCCTCCCAGAAGGCGTATGCCAGATAGATCCCGGCTTGCGGCCGAACGAGCTCAGGCTGAGGGGATATGTTGGCGGTGGGATACCCGATCTTCGTCCCGATCCGATCACCGGGAACCACCCGCCCGGTCAGGAGCGGGGGGCGGCCGAGGAGCCTTCCGGCCTCCTTCACCTCCCCCGCCCGGATCAGGGTGCGGATGCGGGTGCTGCTCACCGGGGCCCCGGCGATGATCACCGGTGGGACGGTGATGACCGCGAACCCGTATTCCCGCCCCAAGGCAGCGAGCAGGGTCGGGTCTCCTTCCCTTCCCCGTCCGAACC is a window encoding:
- the ribF gene encoding riboflavin biosynthesis protein RibF, with translation MNATVVTVGTFDGVHRGHQAILAEVARIAREDGLDGVAYAFPFPPRFGDSGPHLILPRGVKEQLLRKYVERIVPGEFSRVRALSPREFAERILVERLKVQAVVIGEGFRFGRGREGDPTLLAALGREYGFAVITVPPVIIAGAPVSSTRIRTLIRAGEVKEAGRLLGRPPLLTGRVVPGDRIGTKIGYPTANISPQPELVRPQAGIYLAYAFWEEGEGPGLLYIGDRPTLAGDELRFELHLLSPPDRDLTGMTIEVRPLARLRDDRKFPSITALRRQISADIATATSALSSYPKPASLLFPLDSGTPVNYP